A region of Heteronotia binoei isolate CCM8104 ecotype False Entrance Well chromosome 2, APGP_CSIRO_Hbin_v1, whole genome shotgun sequence DNA encodes the following proteins:
- the SOX18 gene encoding transcription factor SOX-18, producing the protein MNISEPSFCREEFSQAPSDFSWGAAAPAAAAAGAPASEPGLAYPQPASRSSSSAEEEEEPVPAFPLRPGCAPAQAAAGGGGAALAREPGGGALLGSASSRSPSPDDAGYGYSSGSGRSEAGKGGDDSRIRRPMNAFMVWAKDERKRLAQQNPDLHNAVLSKMLGQSWKALSASDKRPFVEEAERLRIQHLQDHPNYKYRPRRKKQAKKIKRMEPNILLHSLSQSCSDGFGLNPRNAAGSIAHLSHTQPPPLNHFRELRSVGSDMENYGLPTPEMSPLDVLEQSEPAFFPPHMQDDCNVMSFRGYHHHPPPPPQVEFSPEKTLGRNVSMGYSPNPSSHLADALRTPHPPGLYYNQMCAGAAGGLTAHLGQLSPPPDSHHLDGVEHLNPNELWTEVDRNEFDQYLNMSRTRPEVSGLPYHVSLSKVTPRSLSCEESSLISALSDASSAVYYSACITG; encoded by the exons ATGAATAtatctgagcccagcttctgcagAGAGGAATTCTCCCAAGCGCCCAGCGACTTTTCATGGGGAGCCGCAGCgcccgcagccgccgccgccggagcGCCCGCCTCTGAGCCGGGGCTCGCCTACCCGCAGCCCGCCAGCCGGAGCTCCAGCtcggcggaggaggaggaagagccagtGCCGGCCTTTCCATTGCGCCCTGGTTGCGCCCCAGCCCAGGCGGCGGCCGGCGGAGGAGGAGCTGCACTAGCCCGAGAGCCCGGCGGCGGCGCGCTCCTGGGATCGGCCTCCAGCCGCTCGCCCAGCCCGGACGACGCCGGCTATGGCTACAGCTCCGGCTCGGGCCGCTCCGAGGCCGGCAAAGGGGGAGACGACTCCCGCATCCGGCGCCCCATGAACGCCTTCATGGTGTGGGCCAAGGACGAGAGGAAGCGGCTGGCCCAGCAGAACCCGGACCTGCACAACGCCGTGCTGAGCAAGATGCTGG GCCAGTCGTGGAAAGCACTCAGTGCCAGCGACAAGCGCCCCTTCGTGGAAGAGGCAGAGCGGCTGAGGATCCAGCACCTTCAGGACCACCCCAACTACAAGTACCGCCcaaggagaaagaagcaggctAAGAAGATCAAGAGGATGGAGCCCAACATCCTTCTTCACAGCCTCTCCCAGTCTTGCAGCGACGGCTTCGGGCTGAACCCTCGCAACGCGGCCGGCAGCATCGCCCACCTGAGCCACACGCAGCCTCCCCCTCTCAACCACTTCCGCGAACTCCGATCGGTGGGCTCGGATATGGAAAACTATGGCCTGCCGACCCCAGAGATGTCCCCTTTGGACGTCTTGGAGCAGAGCGAGCCGGCCTTTTTCCCTCCGCACATGCAAGACGACTGCAACGTGATGTCCTTCCGgggctaccaccaccacccccctccgccGCCCCAGGTGgagttttccccagaaaaaaccCTGGGGCGAAACGTGAGCATGGGCTACTCCCCGAATCCCTCGTCACACCTGGCTGATGCCTTGAGGACTCCCCACCCACCTGGCCTGTACTACAACCAGATGTGTGCCGGAGCTGCTGGCGGCCTCACGGCCCATTTGGGTCAGCTTTCCCCGCCTCCTGACTCTCACCATCTGGATGGCGTCGAGCACTTAAACCCCAACGAGCTTTGGACAGAAGTGGACCGCAACGAGTTTGACCAGTATTTGAATATGAGCAGGACTCGTCCCGAGGTTTCAGGCCTCCCTTATCATGTCTCCTTGTCCAAAGTGACTCCCCGAAGTCTCTCCTGTGAGGAAAGCAGCTTGATATCGGCCTTGTCTGACGCCAGCAGTGCCGTCTACTACAGCGCCTGTATCACTGGGTAG